The following proteins are co-located in the Chloroflexota bacterium genome:
- a CDS encoding DNRLRE domain-containing protein encodes MKAGLPRGLAVLLIVALALPLSVIPVQADTAAASHQGGTTTVQTANDATARKIHSKLAAQLEQAAAQDTIDVLVYVKAGTDISEYLVWQLVRPLVYPNGLQAIAGAAKAGVIPKIAALDTVVAVRPLANVYDPPTPVEPEISRVPNRDIIQARLAAIRNGVQAQGARPEKAQGISDWFDILDNHKSKAAWEKGFTGQGVKVMANDSGIDFCHPDLEGTQARITNPESPYYGWPEMFDSRSMYLWALDSYLGMTNIASGAGDYADTSTTRSGDELIDNGDGTYSLVYTPIGSTDPNGHTYRVPGTSKSGVYHIGSHPDKALQQYWYDERVAVLVVDENEPGVYDTVYVDLDNDYDFTDEKPARKGDETACKDLDGDGYADVSGGLVYFIADGVNPIPAADWMWGLGVAGNDAPDFGEPGNGDLVAFIVQDFTEAGGDHGQLVASAIAAQGVIDGNAPDWKPAGDGTPGTGMVVGGGKDVKLVANGNFYLSPFDEDGFLFSIYGYDGVAGTDDDIQIINNSWGSPAGDNDGWQDRDRLLDAIQRKNPSLSIIFSTGNYAPGYGTVTSPMPMGAIGVGASTQYGSTNDFGSLELATMDQITYGDVSSFSSRGPSARGEVGVHVVANGAWGAGDLSLNEVGDGWAAWEVWGGTSRSGPVTAGNLALVYDAYRQTHGTWPDYETARAILMSGAEDSNYDVLVQGAGRVNADKATDIAAGLGSVYTTPDSWSFGDYRGTVYPGFANILFPGTSSTKTFTVYNTGSTDRVVNISTDRLVKIGEMNFDWTTAPVSDEGPYEFPQPDYLRDLTSDIPEGTDLMIVRWTIPMDEFDPEGDLRWNQRWYGAIYDWTDVNGDGNLWEDLDGDGAVDRQNGEMDEKEAVLFSYWRPYNIGGQMTVQRPLERMHDGIYLGLIHRQRSEDIPQTHFKFKVEFYQHAPWPWLSIEPTSLTVPANGMATFDATMSVPSTAAYGLYQGSIRVNDGTHESVVPVTVNVAAFSTNFTFGGPPASSGPYDNGRVYPSQDWVGRAATGDWRFFMADFTEVPENASLIVDTRWDYPGTDIDTIIMGPTASDYSEQDPDYYGPYTLDTIGRSTDTNQGYGMWLWDTATGINREIVTAPAQPGLHVIALHNVIFAGEALYESFTGQVGVITTNPSSIDELALTGSGTVTVTVNASIPLPDLVAEGFGLGKAETYTDQVVSQDDPDDPATASYTRTVTIEHGARLDVEIHGQASDDLDLYVYYLTDAGPVSVGSSTTPTADESVSITFPPDGTYLIAVHGWSVPTGTTTFDLTINAVQGYNLQVSNIPSGPFAPGQDITFTMNWTKELAEGESAEGLLLLGPSMAPGAVAIPVRIQAATFNQPMTTTVPVSLDTFMHSGEPDTNFGDWPKLHVGANDTLRTVLWADVSSIPAPYPVDQATLHVWVDSFAGGGSPHTLSAHQVQTAWDEATATWNTPWSAAGGDYDDTPVGTTSISAADAGRWVTIDITPLVQQWVADPGTNLGVMLRATGTSWTRFNLASSEYWDDATQPYIEIQYRAPGP; translated from the coding sequence ATGAAAGCAGGCTTACCACGAGGTCTGGCGGTGCTGCTCATCGTGGCGCTGGCACTGCCACTTTCCGTGATCCCGGTGCAGGCGGACACCGCTGCAGCGTCGCACCAGGGCGGCACGACTACCGTGCAGACCGCCAATGACGCCACCGCACGGAAGATCCACAGCAAGTTGGCAGCCCAGCTAGAGCAGGCAGCAGCACAGGACACCATCGACGTACTCGTATACGTCAAAGCGGGCACCGACATCAGCGAGTACCTCGTCTGGCAGCTGGTGCGCCCGCTCGTGTATCCCAACGGGCTGCAGGCGATCGCCGGCGCAGCCAAGGCGGGCGTCATCCCCAAGATCGCCGCGCTGGACACCGTCGTCGCGGTGCGCCCGCTGGCCAACGTGTATGATCCCCCGACGCCGGTGGAGCCGGAGATCAGCCGCGTGCCCAATCGCGACATCATCCAGGCTCGCCTGGCAGCTATCCGCAACGGCGTACAGGCTCAGGGCGCCCGCCCGGAAAAGGCCCAGGGGATCTCCGACTGGTTCGACATCCTGGACAACCACAAGTCCAAGGCGGCCTGGGAGAAGGGATTCACCGGCCAGGGCGTCAAGGTCATGGCCAACGACTCGGGCATCGACTTCTGCCATCCGGACCTGGAGGGCACCCAGGCGCGGATCACCAACCCCGAGTCGCCGTACTACGGTTGGCCGGAGATGTTCGACAGCCGCTCCATGTACCTGTGGGCGCTGGACAGCTACCTGGGGATGACCAACATCGCCAGCGGCGCGGGCGACTATGCAGACACGTCGACCACCCGCTCCGGCGATGAGCTGATCGACAACGGCGACGGCACTTACAGCCTGGTCTACACCCCCATCGGCTCGACCGACCCGAACGGACATACGTATCGTGTGCCCGGCACCAGCAAGAGCGGCGTCTATCACATCGGCAGCCACCCGGATAAGGCCCTGCAGCAGTACTGGTACGATGAGCGGGTGGCCGTGCTGGTGGTGGACGAGAACGAGCCGGGTGTGTACGACACCGTCTACGTGGACCTGGACAACGATTACGACTTCACCGATGAGAAGCCCGCTCGCAAGGGCGATGAGACGGCCTGCAAAGACCTGGACGGCGACGGCTACGCGGACGTATCCGGCGGCCTGGTCTACTTCATCGCCGACGGGGTGAACCCCATCCCGGCCGCGGACTGGATGTGGGGGTTGGGTGTGGCCGGAAACGATGCTCCGGACTTCGGTGAGCCGGGCAACGGAGACCTGGTAGCCTTCATCGTCCAGGACTTCACCGAGGCAGGCGGCGATCACGGTCAGCTGGTCGCATCCGCCATCGCCGCCCAGGGCGTGATCGACGGTAACGCGCCGGACTGGAAGCCGGCCGGCGACGGAACCCCCGGCACGGGCATGGTCGTCGGCGGGGGCAAGGACGTGAAGCTGGTCGCCAACGGCAACTTCTATCTCTCCCCCTTCGACGAGGACGGGTTCCTGTTCTCCATCTATGGATATGACGGCGTCGCCGGCACGGACGACGATATCCAGATCATCAACAACTCCTGGGGGAGCCCGGCCGGAGACAACGACGGCTGGCAGGACCGCGATCGACTGCTGGATGCTATCCAGCGGAAGAACCCCAGCCTGAGCATCATCTTCTCCACCGGGAACTACGCGCCCGGCTATGGGACGGTCACATCGCCCATGCCCATGGGAGCGATCGGCGTGGGAGCCTCCACACAATATGGCTCCACCAACGACTTCGGCTCCCTAGAGCTGGCCACCATGGACCAGATCACCTACGGCGATGTCAGCTCCTTCTCCAGCCGAGGGCCGAGCGCTCGCGGCGAGGTGGGCGTCCATGTCGTCGCCAACGGCGCCTGGGGCGCGGGCGACCTCTCGCTGAACGAGGTCGGCGATGGATGGGCCGCCTGGGAGGTCTGGGGTGGCACCAGCCGTTCCGGCCCCGTCACCGCCGGCAACCTGGCGCTGGTGTACGACGCCTACCGACAGACCCACGGCACGTGGCCCGACTACGAGACAGCTCGCGCCATCCTGATGTCCGGCGCGGAGGACAGCAACTACGACGTGCTGGTCCAGGGCGCGGGCCGGGTGAACGCGGACAAGGCCACGGACATCGCCGCGGGCCTGGGCAGCGTCTACACGACGCCGGACTCCTGGAGCTTCGGCGACTATCGGGGCACCGTCTACCCCGGGTTCGCCAACATCCTCTTCCCCGGGACATCCAGCACCAAGACCTTCACCGTCTACAACACCGGCTCCACGGATCGCGTCGTCAACATCAGCACCGATCGGCTGGTCAAGATCGGTGAGATGAACTTCGACTGGACCACGGCGCCGGTGAGTGACGAGGGGCCCTACGAGTTCCCGCAGCCCGACTATCTGCGGGACCTCACGTCGGATATCCCGGAGGGCACGGACCTGATGATCGTCCGCTGGACGATCCCCATGGATGAGTTCGACCCCGAGGGTGATCTGCGGTGGAACCAGCGCTGGTACGGCGCCATCTATGACTGGACGGATGTCAACGGCGATGGCAACCTGTGGGAGGACCTGGACGGGGACGGCGCGGTCGACCGCCAGAACGGCGAGATGGACGAGAAAGAGGCCGTGCTCTTCTCCTACTGGCGACCCTACAACATCGGCGGCCAGATGACGGTGCAACGTCCGCTGGAGCGGATGCACGACGGCATCTATCTGGGGCTGATCCATCGCCAGCGCAGCGAGGACATCCCGCAGACCCACTTCAAGTTCAAGGTGGAGTTCTACCAACACGCGCCGTGGCCGTGGCTGAGCATCGAGCCCACCAGCCTGACGGTGCCGGCCAACGGGATGGCCACCTTCGACGCCACGATGAGCGTGCCCTCCACGGCCGCGTACGGCCTGTACCAGGGCAGCATCCGGGTGAACGACGGCACCCACGAGAGCGTGGTGCCGGTCACGGTGAACGTGGCGGCCTTCAGCACCAACTTCACCTTCGGCGGGCCGCCGGCCTCCTCTGGGCCGTACGACAACGGCCGCGTGTACCCCTCGCAGGACTGGGTGGGACGCGCCGCCACCGGCGACTGGCGCTTCTTCATGGCCGACTTCACCGAGGTGCCTGAGAACGCCAGCCTCATCGTGGACACGCGGTGGGACTACCCCGGGACCGACATCGACACCATCATCATGGGGCCCACGGCATCGGACTACAGCGAGCAGGATCCCGACTACTACGGGCCGTACACGCTGGATACCATAGGCCGCAGCACCGACACGAATCAGGGCTACGGCATGTGGCTGTGGGATACGGCCACCGGGATCAACCGGGAGATCGTCACAGCCCCGGCGCAGCCCGGCCTGCACGTGATCGCCCTGCACAACGTCATCTTCGCCGGCGAGGCCCTCTACGAGAGCTTCACCGGCCAGGTGGGGGTGATCACCACCAACCCGTCCAGCATCGATGAGCTGGCGCTGACCGGCAGTGGCACCGTCACGGTGACCGTGAACGCGTCGATCCCGCTGCCAGACCTGGTCGCGGAGGGGTTCGGCCTGGGCAAGGCGGAGACCTACACCGATCAGGTGGTCAGCCAGGACGACCCGGACGATCCCGCCACGGCCTCGTACACCCGCACCGTGACCATCGAGCACGGCGCGCGGCTGGACGTGGAGATCCACGGGCAGGCCAGCGACGATCTGGACCTCTACGTGTACTACCTGACGGACGCCGGGCCGGTCTCGGTGGGATCCTCAACCACGCCCACCGCGGACGAGTCCGTCAGCATCACCTTCCCGCCTGACGGCACGTACCTGATCGCCGTGCATGGCTGGTCGGTGCCGACCGGGACCACCACCTTCGACCTGACCATCAACGCCGTTCAGGGCTACAACCTGCAGGTGAGCAACATCCCCAGCGGGCCGTTCGCCCCAGGACAGGACATCACCTTCACGATGAACTGGACCAAGGAACTGGCGGAGGGCGAGTCGGCCGAAGGTCTGCTGCTCCTCGGGCCCTCCATGGCCCCTGGCGCCGTGGCCATCCCGGTGCGTATCCAGGCCGCCACCTTCAACCAGCCGATGACCACGACCGTGCCCGTGTCCCTGGACACCTTCATGCACTCGGGCGAGCCCGACACCAACTTCGGTGACTGGCCCAAGCTGCATGTGGGCGCCAACGACACGCTGCGGACCGTGCTCTGGGCTGACGTGTCCAGCATCCCGGCGCCGTATCCGGTGGACCAGGCCACCCTGCACGTGTGGGTGGACTCCTTCGCCGGCGGCGGCAGCCCGCACACGCTGTCCGCCCACCAGGTGCAGACCGCCTGGGACGAGGCTACCGCGACCTGGAACACGCCGTGGAGCGCGGCAGGCGGCGACTACGACGACACGCCCGTCGGCACGACGAGCATCAGCGCCGCCGACGCGGGCCGCTGGGTCACGATCGACATCACGCCTCTAGTGCAGCAATGGGTGGCCGATCCCGGCACCAACCTGGGCGTGATGCTGCGGGCGACCGGTACCAGCTGGACCCGGTTCAACCTGGCCAGCAGCGAGTACTGGGACGACGCGACCCAACCGTACATCGAGATCCAATATCGGGCGCCTGGCCCATGA
- the murJ gene encoding murein biosynthesis integral membrane protein MurJ, with the protein MTQPARSGGIQQIARAAGVVMLMFVLSRAAGLAREMIIGARFGTSAELDAYLAAFRLPDILFQLVAGGALGSAFIPAFTERLVRADRRAAWRMASAVVNLILLLMTGLAIVAAALAEPLVAHVIAPGFTPEQQALTASLMRWMLISTVVFGVSGIVMGILNAYQHFLLPALAPVVYNLSIIAGAWFLSPRWGIRGLVIGVVVGAFGHLIVQVPGLLRQGVRYVPTLGLRDPAVHEVGRLMAPRVLGLAAVQVNFLVNTILASGLPAGSLAALNYGWLLMLLPQGVIAQAVATAAFPTFAAQVARDARGEMRVTLNATLRAILLLTIPASVGLIALRVPLIRLLLERGAFDERSTRAVAIALALYATGLVAHSVVEIVSRAFYALHDTWTPVWVGMAAMALNVVLSLLLIRPLAHGGLALANSLATTVEMLALIGFMHHRLGGVRVRPLARSALQAGVAALLMGGLLWWWQRGWGGGAPWWTVSSGILLGAAAYVATLLVIGGEEVRAMWSVVARRGLWA; encoded by the coding sequence ATGACACAACCAGCGAGATCCGGGGGTATCCAGCAGATCGCCCGCGCGGCCGGGGTGGTCATGTTGATGTTCGTGCTCTCCCGGGCGGCGGGGCTGGCGCGCGAGATGATCATCGGCGCCCGTTTCGGCACCTCGGCCGAGCTGGATGCCTACTTGGCGGCCTTTCGGCTGCCCGATATCCTGTTCCAGCTGGTGGCCGGCGGCGCGCTGGGCTCCGCGTTCATCCCCGCGTTCACGGAGCGGCTGGTGCGCGCGGACCGCCGGGCGGCCTGGCGCATGGCCAGCGCCGTGGTGAACCTGATCCTGCTGCTGATGACCGGGCTGGCCATCGTGGCGGCCGCGCTGGCTGAGCCGTTGGTGGCCCATGTGATCGCGCCGGGCTTTACGCCGGAGCAGCAGGCGCTGACCGCCTCCCTGATGCGTTGGATGTTGATCTCCACCGTGGTCTTTGGGGTCAGCGGGATCGTGATGGGCATTCTGAACGCGTATCAGCACTTCCTGCTCCCCGCCCTGGCCCCCGTCGTCTACAACCTCTCCATCATCGCCGGTGCCTGGTTCCTCTCCCCTCGCTGGGGGATACGCGGCCTCGTCATCGGCGTGGTGGTGGGGGCCTTTGGGCATCTGATCGTGCAGGTGCCCGGGCTGCTCCGCCAGGGGGTGCGTTATGTGCCCACGCTGGGATTGCGTGACCCGGCCGTGCATGAGGTGGGGCGCCTGATGGCGCCACGCGTGTTGGGGCTGGCCGCCGTCCAGGTGAACTTCCTGGTCAACACGATCTTGGCCTCGGGCCTGCCCGCGGGGAGCCTGGCCGCGTTGAACTACGGGTGGCTGCTCATGCTCCTGCCCCAGGGTGTGATCGCGCAGGCGGTGGCCACGGCCGCCTTTCCCACGTTTGCCGCACAGGTGGCGCGAGACGCGCGGGGGGAGATGCGGGTCACGCTGAACGCGACGCTGCGTGCGATCCTGTTGCTCACGATCCCGGCGAGCGTTGGCCTGATCGCGCTGCGCGTGCCGTTGATCCGGCTGCTGCTGGAGCGAGGTGCGTTCGACGAGCGATCCACCAGGGCGGTGGCGATCGCGCTGGCGCTGTATGCGACGGGACTGGTCGCGCACAGCGTGGTGGAGATCGTGAGTCGGGCCTTCTACGCGTTGCACGACACCTGGACGCCGGTGTGGGTGGGGATGGCCGCGATGGCCCTCAACGTCGTGTTGAGCCTGCTTTTGATCCGGCCGCTGGCCCACGGCGGCCTCGCGTTGGCCAATTCGTTGGCGACCACGGTGGAGATGCTGGCCCTGATCGGGTTCATGCACCATCGTCTGGGAGGGGTGCGGGTGCGGCCGCTGGCGCGCAGCGCCCTTCAGGCGGGTGTGGCGGCCTTGCTGATGGGAGGGCTGTTGTGGTGGTGGCAGCGCGGGTGGGGAGGCGGCGCCCCGTGGTGGACGGTCTCCTCCGGGATCTTGTTGGGCGCGGCCGCGTACGTGGCGACATTGCTGGTCATCGGGGGAGAGGAGGTTCGCGCCATGTGGTCGGTGGTGGCGCGTCGGGGCCTGTGGGCATAG
- a CDS encoding DUF3307 domain-containing protein yields MITLRLLLAHMIGDYTLQTGEIARLKAKGWKGLFLHFAIITIASGVLVAGRFPYWWAWTIVLGIIHLLIDQYRTFRLKNLSAELSLPYLIFDQTIHLSTIIVIARAGAGETPSDAWRLLASKPSADVIWIVLTILAIFLIWTTAVMELAVLRTFHKAFGISPPSSIVPLDRLFGAAERLIGAAILLTPHPIVYPIVFVPRLYWCLCCTPESVPPSVCGTRTLISALMAAGVGLLLLRMGIHLP; encoded by the coding sequence ATGATCACGCTACGCCTATTGCTGGCCCACATGATCGGCGATTATACCTTGCAGACCGGCGAGATCGCGCGCCTGAAGGCAAAAGGATGGAAGGGGCTGTTCCTGCACTTCGCAATCATCACGATCGCAAGCGGGGTTCTCGTCGCGGGAAGGTTCCCCTATTGGTGGGCGTGGACGATCGTCCTGGGGATCATCCATCTCCTGATCGACCAATACCGAACATTTCGCCTCAAGAACCTGAGCGCGGAGCTCTCACTGCCCTATCTGATCTTCGATCAAACCATCCACTTGAGCACCATCATCGTGATCGCCCGGGCGGGCGCCGGCGAGACCCCATCCGATGCCTGGCGGCTGCTGGCCAGCAAGCCGAGCGCCGACGTGATCTGGATCGTGTTGACGATCCTCGCGATCTTCCTGATCTGGACCACCGCGGTGATGGAGCTAGCGGTGCTGCGCACATTCCACAAGGCGTTCGGCATCTCCCCCCCGAGCAGCATTGTCCCTCTGGATCGCCTGTTCGGCGCCGCGGAACGCCTCATCGGGGCGGCCATCCTGCTGACCCCCCACCCAATCGTCTATCCGATCGTGTTCGTGCCACGCCTGTACTGGTGCCTCTGTTGCACACCGGAGTCCGTGCCACCCTCCGTTTGCGGCACCCGCACGCTCATCTCCGCGCTGATGGCGGCCGGCGTGGGGCTGCTGTTGCTCAGGATGGGCATCCACCTGCCCTGA
- a CDS encoding response regulator transcription factor, with translation MRVLVVDDDPPSVKMISFLLQEEGYDVVTASNGLDALRLVDETAPDLIILDVMMPNMDGLEVCQRIRRRTDIPIIFLSAKGETADRVAGLDLGADDYLPKPFEPAELLARVRAVMRRVEGGGLGEPHAVLEVGRFRLDPVTNRVTLPDGREVDLTPIEFRLLYTLARNAGRILSHEQILNHVWGYGYEGYSNQVAVYMRRLRAKIEPSREHPRYLITARGVGYKFEPD, from the coding sequence ATGCGGGTGTTGGTCGTCGACGATGATCCGCCTAGTGTGAAGATGATCTCCTTTCTCCTGCAGGAGGAGGGGTATGATGTGGTGACGGCCAGCAACGGGTTGGATGCGCTGCGCCTGGTGGATGAGACGGCGCCGGACCTGATCATCCTGGACGTGATGATGCCGAACATGGATGGGTTGGAGGTGTGTCAGCGCATCCGCCGCCGCACGGATATCCCCATTATCTTCCTCTCCGCCAAGGGCGAGACCGCCGATCGGGTAGCCGGACTGGATCTGGGAGCCGATGACTATCTCCCCAAGCCGTTTGAGCCTGCCGAGCTATTGGCGCGTGTGCGCGCGGTGATGCGGCGGGTGGAGGGGGGCGGCCTTGGCGAGCCCCATGCCGTCCTGGAGGTGGGGCGTTTCCGTCTGGACCCGGTGACCAACCGTGTGACGTTGCCTGACGGCCGTGAGGTGGATTTGACCCCCATTGAGTTTCGGCTGCTGTACACGCTGGCTCGAAATGCGGGGCGCATCCTCAGCCATGAGCAGATCCTGAATCACGTATGGGGATACGGCTACGAGGGGTACTCCAACCAGGTGGCCGTGTACATGCGTCGGCTGCGCGCCAAGATCGAGCCGAGCCGGGAGCACCCCCGGTATCTCATCACCGCCCGAGGTGTCGGCTATAAGTTCGAACCGGACTAG